Proteins encoded together in one Benincasa hispida cultivar B227 chromosome 1, ASM972705v1, whole genome shotgun sequence window:
- the LOC120069946 gene encoding abscisic acid receptor PYL3-like: MNDDDACGVMEAQYIRRHHRHHPNDNQCTSAVFKNVRAPVPLVWSLVRRFDQPQKYKPFVSRCVVKGDLGIGSVREVNVKSGLPATTSTERLELLDDEEHILGIRIVGGDHRLKNYSSIMTVHPKVIDGRPGTLVIESFVVDVPNGNTKDETCYFVKALIRCNLKSLADVSERMAVQGQTEPLEK, from the exons ATGAACGACGACGATGCATGTGGAGTTATGGAGGCTCAGTACATACGCCGCCATCACCGTCACCATCCCAACGACAACCAGTGTACCTCTGCCGTTTTCAAGAACGTTAGAGCTCCGGTTCCTCTT GTTTGGTCACTGGTGAGGAGATTCGATCAGCCCCAGAAGTATAAGCCTTTTGTTAGTCGTTGTGTGGTGAAAGGAGACCTGGGCATTGGAAGTGTCAGGGAAGTGAATGTGAAATCTGGTCTTCCTGCAACCACTAGTACTGAGAGGTTGGAGCTTCTTGATGATGAAGAACATATACTCGGAATCAGAATCGTTGGTGGAGATCATCGGCTCAAA AACTATTCTTCCATCATGACTGTCCATCCAAAGGTTATTGATGGAAGACCTGGAACGCTTGTGATCGAGTCTTTTGTGGTCGATGTGCCTAATGGAAACACAAAAGATGAGACGTGTTATTTTGTTAAAGCGTTAATCAGATGCAATCTTAAATCTTTGGCCGATGTATCGGAGAGGATGGCTGTGCAGGGGCAAACTGAACCGCTCGAGAAGTAG